The Phoenix dactylifera cultivar Barhee BC4 chromosome 12, palm_55x_up_171113_PBpolish2nd_filt_p, whole genome shotgun sequence genome has a window encoding:
- the LOC103709895 gene encoding probable galacturonosyltransferase 10 isoform X1, giving the protein MRRRPFDLRRSARRRWSSKGWAWLVVGGLGVLLFLIVLSREKQPRSVPSFPQKSYRSSLTEGHNITDEMLSAHSFTRQLVDQISLAKAFVVISKESNNLQFAAELSAQIRYSQVLLSRAATRGTPLTAEEVETAIHDMALLLYQAQQFHYDGATMMMKMKGQIQALEERMKSETEKSTQYGQIAAEEIPKSLYCLGVSLTMEWFKNSNLHRKLSEGKHTLEKLRDNSLYHYCIFSDNILAASVVVNSTAINSKHPDQIVFHLVTDEVNYPPMKAWFSMNSFRGATVEVQKFEDFSWLNASYVPVLKQLQNTDTQNFYFSGGGDGKTPIKFRNPKYLSMLNHLRFYIPEVFPALQKVVFLDDDVIVQKDLTELFTINLNGNVMGAVETCMETFHRFHKYLNYSHPLIRAHFDPDACGWAFGMNVIDLRVWRRKNVTGIYHHWQERNADHTLWKLGSLPPGLLAFYGLIETLDPKWHVLGLGYTNVDLSAIRNGAVLHYNGNMKPWLKIGMEKYKVLWDKYVDYSHPLLHRCFMH; this is encoded by the exons ATGAGGAGGAGGCCCTTTGATCTCCGGCGGTCGGCGCGGAGGCGGTGGTCCTCGAAGGGGTGGGCATGGCTGGTGGTGGGCGGACTGGGAGTTCTCTTGTTCCTTATTGTACTCAGCCGCGAGAAGCAGCCGAGATCCGTGCCCTCGTTCCCCCAG AAATCTTATCGCTCTAGCCTTACTGAAGGTCATAACATCACTGATGAGATGCTGAGCGCTCATTCGTTCACAAGGCAACTAGTCGACCAAATCTCTCTTGCAAAGGCTTTTGTGGTCATCTCTAAAGAAAGCAACAATCTCCAGTTTGCAGCAGAACTTAGTGCCCAGATACGCTACTCGCAAGTTCTCCTATCCAGGGCTGCCACCAGAGGCACCCCATTAACTGCAGAAGAAGTAGAAACAGCAATACATGACATGGCACTTCTGCTCTACCAAGCCCAACAATTCCATTATGATGGTGCTAccatgatgatgaagatgaaggGTCAAATCCAGGCTCTTGAAGAGAGAATGAAATCTGAGACCGAGAAGAGTACACAATATGGACAAATAGCTGCTGAAGAAATCCCGAAAAGCCTGTATTGTCTTGGTGTCAGTTTAACCATGGAATGGTTCAAAAACTCAAATCTGCATAGAAAACTCTCAGAAGGAAAGCACACTCTGGAGAAGCTAAGAGATAACAGTCTCTACCACTATTGTATTTTCTCCGACAACATCCTTGCTGCATCGGTTGTGGTCAATTCAACTGCCATTAATTCCAAGCATCCAGATCAGATTGTATTCCACCTGGTCACCGATGAGGTGAACTATCCACCAATGAAGGCTTGGTTCTCCATGAACAGTTTCCGAGGTGCAACTGTGGAGGTACAGAAGTTTGAGGATTTCAGCTGGCTTAATGCATCATATGTCCCAGTTCTAAAGCAGCTTCAGAACACTGACACCCAGAACTTCTACTTCTCTGGAGGTGGGGATGGAAAAACACCAATTAAATTCAGGAACCCAAAGTACTTATCGATGCTAAACCACCTCAGGTTCTACATCCCAGAAGTCTTCCCAGCATTACAGAAGGTAGtatttcttgatgatgatgtaaTAGTCCAGAAGGATTTGACAGAGTTGTTCACAATCAACCTTAATGGGAATGTGATGGGGGCCGTGGAGACTTGCATGGAGACATTCCACAGGTTCCACAAGTATTTGAACTATTCACACCCACTGATCCGTGCTCATTTTGATCCTGATGCTTGTGGATGGGCATTTGGTATGAATGTGATTGATCTGAGAGTGTGGCGAAGGAAAAATGTGACCGGCATATATCACCATTGGCAGGAGCGTAATGCAGACCACACCCTCTGGAAGCTCGGCTCACTGCCACCTGGTCTGCTGGCCTTTTATGGGTTGATTGAGACATTGGATCCCAAGTGGCATGTGCTGGGGTTGGGTTATACAAATGTGGACCTTTCAGCAATTAGGAATGGTGCGGTGTTGCACTACAATGGGAACATGAAGCCATGGCTGAAGATTGGGATGGAAAAGTACAAGGTCTTGTGGGATAAATATGTGGACTACTCACACCCTTTGTTGCATCGCTGCTTCATGCATTAG
- the LOC103709895 gene encoding probable galacturonosyltransferase 10 isoform X2, translated as MLSAHSFTRQLVDQISLAKAFVVISKESNNLQFAAELSAQIRYSQVLLSRAATRGTPLTAEEVETAIHDMALLLYQAQQFHYDGATMMMKMKGQIQALEERMKSETEKSTQYGQIAAEEIPKSLYCLGVSLTMEWFKNSNLHRKLSEGKHTLEKLRDNSLYHYCIFSDNILAASVVVNSTAINSKHPDQIVFHLVTDEVNYPPMKAWFSMNSFRGATVEVQKFEDFSWLNASYVPVLKQLQNTDTQNFYFSGGGDGKTPIKFRNPKYLSMLNHLRFYIPEVFPALQKVVFLDDDVIVQKDLTELFTINLNGNVMGAVETCMETFHRFHKYLNYSHPLIRAHFDPDACGWAFGMNVIDLRVWRRKNVTGIYHHWQERNADHTLWKLGSLPPGLLAFYGLIETLDPKWHVLGLGYTNVDLSAIRNGAVLHYNGNMKPWLKIGMEKYKVLWDKYVDYSHPLLHRCFMH; from the coding sequence ATGCTGAGCGCTCATTCGTTCACAAGGCAACTAGTCGACCAAATCTCTCTTGCAAAGGCTTTTGTGGTCATCTCTAAAGAAAGCAACAATCTCCAGTTTGCAGCAGAACTTAGTGCCCAGATACGCTACTCGCAAGTTCTCCTATCCAGGGCTGCCACCAGAGGCACCCCATTAACTGCAGAAGAAGTAGAAACAGCAATACATGACATGGCACTTCTGCTCTACCAAGCCCAACAATTCCATTATGATGGTGCTAccatgatgatgaagatgaaggGTCAAATCCAGGCTCTTGAAGAGAGAATGAAATCTGAGACCGAGAAGAGTACACAATATGGACAAATAGCTGCTGAAGAAATCCCGAAAAGCCTGTATTGTCTTGGTGTCAGTTTAACCATGGAATGGTTCAAAAACTCAAATCTGCATAGAAAACTCTCAGAAGGAAAGCACACTCTGGAGAAGCTAAGAGATAACAGTCTCTACCACTATTGTATTTTCTCCGACAACATCCTTGCTGCATCGGTTGTGGTCAATTCAACTGCCATTAATTCCAAGCATCCAGATCAGATTGTATTCCACCTGGTCACCGATGAGGTGAACTATCCACCAATGAAGGCTTGGTTCTCCATGAACAGTTTCCGAGGTGCAACTGTGGAGGTACAGAAGTTTGAGGATTTCAGCTGGCTTAATGCATCATATGTCCCAGTTCTAAAGCAGCTTCAGAACACTGACACCCAGAACTTCTACTTCTCTGGAGGTGGGGATGGAAAAACACCAATTAAATTCAGGAACCCAAAGTACTTATCGATGCTAAACCACCTCAGGTTCTACATCCCAGAAGTCTTCCCAGCATTACAGAAGGTAGtatttcttgatgatgatgtaaTAGTCCAGAAGGATTTGACAGAGTTGTTCACAATCAACCTTAATGGGAATGTGATGGGGGCCGTGGAGACTTGCATGGAGACATTCCACAGGTTCCACAAGTATTTGAACTATTCACACCCACTGATCCGTGCTCATTTTGATCCTGATGCTTGTGGATGGGCATTTGGTATGAATGTGATTGATCTGAGAGTGTGGCGAAGGAAAAATGTGACCGGCATATATCACCATTGGCAGGAGCGTAATGCAGACCACACCCTCTGGAAGCTCGGCTCACTGCCACCTGGTCTGCTGGCCTTTTATGGGTTGATTGAGACATTGGATCCCAAGTGGCATGTGCTGGGGTTGGGTTATACAAATGTGGACCTTTCAGCAATTAGGAATGGTGCGGTGTTGCACTACAATGGGAACATGAAGCCATGGCTGAAGATTGGGATGGAAAAGTACAAGGTCTTGTGGGATAAATATGTGGACTACTCACACCCTTTGTTGCATCGCTGCTTCATGCATTAG